In Paracoccaceae bacterium Fryx2, a single genomic region encodes these proteins:
- a CDS encoding DUF2927 domain-containing protein gives MPARPRRIPALTGFTKGAIAALALAGLAACDAALPVAAPGISMPRARPAEPVVAPVSPESAAMQVYYAKVQADLLAQGLLRTDGGGPDTPFTDRMLAENFIRIALFDEYQRGAGGLVQRETESRLRRWTVPVRVQVVFGDSVPPDRRATDRARIGSYLDRLAAITGHRIGLADSAPNFFVHIVNEDERRALGPVVDATLPGLNPSDIAGITQMPRSTYCLVYAMSNHSGSEYTRAFALIRAEHSDLMRLSCIHEEIAQGLGLANDSPAARPSIFNDDEEFALLTGQDELMLRMLYDRRLRPGMTVSEARPIIAAMAAGLVGGGS, from the coding sequence ATGCCCGCAAGACCGCGCCGGATCCCCGCCCTGACCGGGTTCACCAAAGGGGCGATAGCCGCGCTGGCCCTTGCGGGACTGGCGGCCTGCGATGCGGCGCTGCCGGTCGCGGCCCCCGGCATTTCCATGCCGCGGGCCCGCCCGGCCGAGCCGGTCGTGGCGCCGGTATCGCCGGAATCGGCAGCGATGCAGGTCTATTACGCCAAGGTGCAGGCCGATCTGCTGGCCCAGGGCCTGCTGCGCACCGACGGCGGCGGCCCCGACACCCCCTTCACCGACCGGATGCTGGCCGAAAACTTCATCCGCATCGCACTGTTCGATGAATATCAGCGTGGCGCCGGCGGTCTGGTGCAGCGCGAGACCGAAAGCCGCCTTCGCCGCTGGACCGTGCCGGTGCGCGTCCAGGTGGTGTTCGGCGACTCGGTCCCGCCCGACCGCCGCGCGACCGACCGGGCGCGGATCGGCTCCTACCTCGACCGTCTGGCGGCGATCACCGGCCACCGCATCGGGCTTGCCGATTCGGCGCCGAACTTCTTTGTCCATATCGTGAACGAGGATGAACGCCGCGCGCTCGGCCCGGTGGTCGATGCCACGCTGCCCGGCCTGAACCCAAGCGACATCGCGGGCATCACCCAGATGCCGCGCTCGACCTACTGCCTCGTCTATGCCATGTCGAACCACAGCGGCAGCGAATACACGCGCGCCTTCGCGCTGATCCGGGCCGAACATTCCGACCTGATGCGCCTGTCGTGCATCCACGAGGAAATCGCCCAAGGCCTCGGCCTCGCCAACGACAGCCCCGCCGCCCGCCCCTCGATCTTCAACGACGACGAGGAGTTCGCCCTGCTGACCGGCCAGGACGAACTGATGCTGCGGATGCTCTACGACCGCCGCCTGCGCCCCGGCATGACGGTGTCAGAGGCCCGCCCGATCATCGCCGCGATGGCAGCCGGACTGGTCGGCGGCGGCAGCTGA